One genomic region from Bubalus bubalis isolate 160015118507 breed Murrah chromosome 12, NDDB_SH_1, whole genome shotgun sequence encodes:
- the KCNF1 gene encoding potassium voltage-gated channel subfamily F member 1: MDGTGERSLPEPGSQDSRADDDIEIVVNVGGVRQVLYGDLLSRYPETRLAELIHCLAGGYDTIFSLCDDYDPGKREFYFDRDPDAFKCVIEVYYFGEVHMKKGICPICFKNEMDFWKVDLKFLDDCCKSHLSEKREELEEIARRVQLILDDLGVDTAEGRWQRCQKCVWKFLEKPESSCPARVVAVLSFLLILVSSVVMCMGTIPELQVLDAEGNRVEHPTLENVETACIGWFTLEYLLRLFSSPNKLHFALSFMNIVDVLAILPFYVSLTLTHLGARMMELTNVQQAVQALRIMRIARIFKLARHSSGLQTLTYALKRSFKELGLLLMYLAVGIFVFSALGYTMEQSHPETLFKSIPQSFWWAIITMTTVGYGDIYPKTTLGKLNAAISFLCGVIAIALPIHPIINNFVRYYNKQRVLETAARHELELMELNSGTAGEGKAGGSRGDLDHLPPPEPAGKEDPSWSSRLKLSHSDTFIPLLTEEKHHRTRLQSCK, translated from the coding sequence ATGGACGGGACCGGGGAGCGCAGCCTCCCGGAGCCGGGTAGCCAGGACTCCCGGGCGGACGACGACATCGAGATCGTGGTCAACGTGGGGGGCGTGCGGCAGGTGCTGTACGGAGACCTCCTGAGCCGGTACCCCGAGACCCGGCTGGCCGAGCTCATCCACTGCTTGGCCGGAGGCTACGACACCATCTTCTCCCTGTGCGACGACTACGACCCCGGGAAGCGCGAGTTCTACTTCGACAGGGACCCGGATGCCTTCAAGTGTGTCATTGAGGTCTACTACTTCGGGGAGGTGCACATGAAGAAGGGCATCTGTCCCATCTGCTTCAAGAACGAGATGGACTTCTGGAAGGTGGACCTCAAGTTCCTAGACGACTGCTGCAAGAGCCACCTGAGCGAGAAGCGTGAGGAGCTGGAGGAGATCGCGCGCCGCGTGCAGCTCATCCTGGACGACCTGGGCGTGGACACGGCGGAGGGCCGCTGGCAACGCTGCCAGAAGTGCGTCTGGAAGTTCCTGGAGAAGCCCGAGTCCTCGTGTCCGGCGCGCGTGGTGGCCGTGCTGTCCTTCCTGCTCATCCTCGTCTCGTCGGTGGTCATGTGCATGGGCACCATACCAGAGCTGCAGGTCCTGGACGCCGAGGGCAACCGCGTGGAGCACCCGACGCTGGAGAACGTGGAGACCGCGTGCATCGGCTGGTTCACGCTGGAGTACCTGCTGCGCCTCTTCTCTTCGCCCAACAAGCTGCACTTCGCCCTGTCCTTCATGAACATCGTGGACGTGCTGGCCATCCTCCCGTTCTACGTGAGCCTCACGCTCACACACCTGGGCGCCCGCATGATGGAGCTGACCAACGTGCAGCAGGCGGTGCAGGCCCTACGGATCATGCGCATCGCCCGCATCTTCAAGCTAGCGCGCCACTCCTCCGGGCTGCAGACCCTCACCTACGCCCTCAAGCGCAGCTTCAAGGAACTAGGGCTGCTGCTCATGTACCTGGCCGTGGGCATCTTTGTCTTCTCTGCCCTGGGCTACACCATGGAGCAGAGCCACCCAGAGACCCTGTTTAAGAGCATCCCCCAGTCCTTCTGGTGGGCCATCATCACCATGACCACGGTGGGCTACGGTGACATCTACCCCAAGACCACCCTGGGCAAGCTCAATGCGGCCATCAGCTTCCTGTGTGGGGTCATTGCCATTGCCCTGCCCATTCATCCCATCATCAACAACTTTGTCAGATACTACAACAAGCAGCGAGTCCTGGAGACAGCGGCCAGGCACGAGCTGGAGCTGATGGAGCTCAACTCCGGCACTGCTGGTGAGGGCAAGGCAGGGGGCTCCCGCGGTGACCTGGACCACCTCCCACCGCCGGAGCCCGCCGGGAAGGAGGACCCGAGCTGGAGCAGCCGGCTGAAGCTGTCCCACAGCGACACCTTCATCCCCCTGCTGACGGAGGAAAAGCACCATAGGACCCGGCTCCAGAGCTGCAAGTGA